The Hypomesus transpacificus isolate Combined female chromosome 6, fHypTra1, whole genome shotgun sequence genomic interval gctgctaatatctcttttactaactactatgctaatagtaggctactgttttgttctactcattgaaattggagagcacagtgacatctagtggtcagctaaaattatagcagccgtttaagccgtgtcttcctgtatgttgtctttttcattcaatcaacacattgaatcctactaagaaagccgagtaaacacactcaatgataggctacatctgctactgatggAACTAACAAAAATGGAAGAATACCTACCAGTAATTTTTATATTGGCTATACAAATGTATACTGCTCTTCGTAGACGTGCATTTACAGCTATTCGTGGTCGCTATGAAGAGAGGTTACGTTCAAGAAGAACGGTAGGCTAATTATCTAGAACGTTTTGGCTGTTAGTATTATAGCTAAACGTAGCAGCTCATATGGACTATACCTGTAAACAAACCAAAACATACATGATTTTACCTTTGCAGATCGTATTGTGGCTGAGGGCAAGGCGGAGGTCACATGTTGTGTGGACATACCCCCGATCACGCTATTGGTGGGACATAATAGGCCGGATTTCACCCCTGCACAGTTTGTTCAAAACTTTCGAGTGTTCCGGGAGTCTTTTGAATACATTTGCGATCAGGTCAGGCATCTCATGGGCAGAGAGAATACAAATTACCGTCTCGCTGTTCCTCTGAGAAAACGTGTAGCAATTGCTCTCTGGAAGCTGGCCACCGGCAGCGGATATAGGTCCATCAGCCACCTTTTTGGTGTTGGTATAAGCACAGTGTTCAACTGTGTTGAGGATTTCTGCGACGCTGTCATAAATGTCCTGCTTCCTCGACACATTGCTACTCCAGATGCTGCCAAGCTCATTGAAATGGCCACATTTTTCCGTAACCGCTGGAGAATACCACAGTGTGTTGGCGCAATAGACGGAAGCCACATCCCTATAATTGCACCTGAGGAGTATCCCCGGGACTATAACAGGAAAGGGTGGCACGCGATCGTCTTACAAGGAGTTGTGGATGGGAAAGGCCTGttttgggatgtgtgtgtgggctatgCAGGGAGTGTGCATGATGCTCGAGTGCTAAGGCAGTCCCATCTATGGGAGCTACTAAATGATGGGGAATTACTGGGAAAGACCAAAATGGCCATCTCTGGCATTAACGTTGGACACTATTTAATTGGTGACCCGGCTTACCCCATGCAGAACTGGCTTATGAAGCCCTTCTCCGACACTGGCAGACTGTCAGCAGAGCAACACACGTACAACTACAGACTGAGCAGTGCGCGCTCAGTTGTAGAGATGGCTTTTGGGAGACTAAAGGGGCGATGGAGATGTCTCCTCAAAAGAAATGACTGCAAGCTGGAGCTGAGCAAGACGATGACCTTGACCTGCTGTGTACTTCATAATATTTGTGAAGAGCATGGTGACAATTTCATTGAGGAGCACGACAGGCAGTTCAACATTCAGCCTCCGGGTCAGGCATTGCCTGAGCATGGTGAGCTGGAAGGGGCAGACATTAGGGCAGCCATAATGAGCTACTTCAACAGAAGAGAAGAATAAATGTTTGTACTGCATAGATAATTCAATTGCAAAGAGTCCCCTACAGTCTCCTCCCTTAACTGTGTTCTTTTCTGTGTACCTGATAAAAGTTTAAGGGGTTAAGGGAGGAGACTGTAGGGGACTCTTTGAACCTGATTTATTTTTAACCTCTGTGGTGGACCACAGAGCCAGTAAACATTTCGTTTCCTCCTCAGACCATTGCTGTTTTAGTTTTGCGTCCATTGTGTTACTGTAGCTGTTGTACTGGTCTTTTTTAGAAGTGGCGGCGTAATGTATTGTTTTGGCACGGGACGAGACGATAATCCCGCCCCCTGGCACCCGACGTCACCGGTCCTTGTTTCTGGCCCACCTTAATGTTGGTGCTGAGTTGGAACCTGTTTTTTGGAACCGGAGCCAGGTTTATTTGTGTGGAAAACCGAAGAACTGGTTCGAGAATTGGAACCAGCCCAGAACCAGCACCGGCCCGGCTTTGGTGGAAAAAGGGataattgtaggctatttaagctcttagctttgttagatgatgcaattcagcttccacactgcctcttgaaatttcaattttttcttcgattgcttcacaacgttcaaacttattctcccgcattgtatttaagcacttagctttgtgagatgatgcagttcagctaccacactgcctatttagagtgagtcacacattttttaaattaatttcagcttgcaggtattttctcatttatgtattttcagccatttaaaaaaattatttcaGATtatcagcattccaacgcattttcagcaggaaatgccttttctagttagcattcattaatgcattaactaatgcatgaatcatcatcagttaatacataactcagaaagtacttaatgatgcactgatcatgaacacatcatttggtaatagggagtcacatatgatttactattaattaaaactggaatcatgtatcaattcctattgacattaacgcattaactgataggtgagttaactactttagttaatcgtgcaaactatgactgttagttaactgtgtaaactaaaaccctgagttaacagggTAAACTAATGGTAATACCTTAATTCATGTGTTCATTACTACAATGGCGGCATCCATGGATTGAGACGGaacttaatcatttgttaatagaAATGTGCCTCCTCAATTAAAGTCATAACATGAGATACATTTACTAATCATTAACTAATtattcactcaacaaatactTACTTTATTTTAGagacaacatttaaataaactctATTATGAGTTGAAATCCtgcattacagtcaaaataacttTATGACGAATGGATGACTACCATGCCGTTTGcaaaacgttttatttcacTCGAACAACACATGCAAGGCCAACTTTCTAAGAAGAAGTCCACTCGAAGTATTGATCAGATCTTCCGTAGAAAATGCCTGGCTGCAATAGATCCTTGATTCTGGACCGATTCATGATGGTGAACTCCTATGTTAACTTTCCACCGGTggtgatttctttaagactgaaaAGGAAGCTCAGCTTTccctaaaataaaaaaaaatgtatggtaCAATATTTACTATAGTGttaatattttaaatgtgttagaacacgttcatatcgaagacaaattagttcagaatcagctgcgtatagtagcaggtcgactgactaatttccttctcatacattcccgtagcgtcacagtgcatttccctgttgaagcccagCTTCAATGGACATCATGAGGCTTCTCTGAAGAGATTTTTCAGTGTTTCAAAACTATACGCTCATTGGATatatgctgcgattatgtcccgccctggacgctcagcgtctctgggggtgaatggaggagtgggctggcctggacgctgggcttctgcgtgatgattggagggtgtgccgaaagactgcatctccttttgattgacagctattttgtactataaaaagtcaccaAACCTACGGAGGGTTAAGTTCAGTCCTATCACGGATTTTTAAACTGTAGTAGAGACAAACCgctgcaacctatttctgtttttttgcttGGCAAAATTGCTAGCCACATTCATTTTAGTATATactgtttttgatcatttcGATAATCACCTCACCTGAGTGAGGTCAGTCAGCTCCAGATAGTTTGCCTTTACCATTTTAAATGCTTAATTATTCTCTGTTAGCTTTCACCCTTTTCAAGTTGATGTATAATGCTGAGTTTAGGGGATAGTGGAAAGTTAACATTCGAAGATAGAAGTTCACCGTCATGAATCGGTCCAGAATCCAGGATCTGTTGCAGCCAGACATTTTCTACGGAAGATCTGGTCGATATTTCGAGTGGACTTCTTCTTAGAAAGGTGCCCTTGCATGTGTTGTTCGAgtgaaataaaacgttttgCAAACGGCATGGTAGTCATCAATTCgtcaaaaagttattttgactgtaatgcaGGATTCCAACTCATAGTTTATTTAAAAGATGTCTCTCTGAAAAAACATTAagtatttgttgagtgaataATTAGTTAATGATTAGTGAACGTAACTCATGTTATGACTTTACTTGAGGAGGCACattactattaacaaatgattatAACCGTCTCAATCCATGGATACCGCCATTGtagtaattaacacatgaattaccctgttaactcagggttttggttcacacagttaactaacagtcatagtttgcacgattaactaaagtagttaactcacctatcagttaatgtgttaatatcaataggaattgatacatgattccagatttaattaatagtaaatcatatgtgactcccaattaccaaatgatgtgttcatgatcagtgcatcattaagtactttctgagttatgtattaactgatgatgattcatgcattagttaatgcattaatgaatgctaattaatgcacccttattgtaaagtgttaccaaaaatattataggaatactaacaaaaacaatatgttccgtactaccggaggaaccctaataatactaagaagaagaagaatactaacaaaaacaataggtttcctcctaccggaggaaccctaataataataataataataaaactaacaaaaacaataggttccctcctaccggatgaaccctaatattaataataaatatagctgcaagcagcgatgcgggttcctccgcaaaatggcaaaatattataaacatttacaatgtagaaggtcaagagttggacaacaagagagcaaatcGACTttatgtttggccaacaacaaaagGCTGTGTGGGgttttgaactcatgagcattaggttacaagtcagtctctctatcccctctgctacacaccaactattgacattgtatgaatagaaatggCAAACAAttacctttggtcagctttgggacaaaggctaagaaacggttgacattttaatgtcaaattgcatgaaattgcacatggtactacttcagaatgatgtcatcttgaacccaatagggataaaaccatcagtcaaaatgatatttgatttttaaagatattgaggcaatgtgtacatttacataaatacacccctttcaaacattttgtattacatttctcattccatttcaccctaaaAACAACACACCTGCCTGCACActatcccaatccatgccgtttatctccctcccagcccaagtcacgccaaagcagaaatgctgtagcggacgcatgaggtttagatgtcgaccaaaaattgcctcccTCAATCAAAACACGTTGAtcacaacactgtttccagaatttctcaaagatggcttgaaaacTGCTCTCCAGAACCACAGTAAATTTACAATCAAGAATAACCTCATTGGCAATAGGTCTATGGCACAGCCCACGATCAATTCCTTGCAAGTATTAATATACAatggccgactctcacttccgattaaaccacacaacatgcactctcagggtgaccaacaagataattttaactaacaaacaacaatattacaaacatctaactgaatgaacgcaacaactgaaatcccttgcatagctgttgtaaccaagcTATTTTCCACAAGacttggcgttttttgacatgccgcactggatgctgggtacccaagagcgctgacgctgattatctagctgtgctccgactgcgtgatatgacgagatgcgagtgacgcgctaaggtctcggagtctcctgaaatggaacgcgtctttctgccttgaagctacgtgcgcatcatcatcaagacctcATGTATATGttaagataacatccaagctaacaatttcgccaaatctgactgcagctttttaTACCATacgtactgtgttatggttgtttgagttaaacaacttgcttaatgaattaaatggctgttaaatgtcaaatccaactataaatgtataaaagagagagttccaatcaaatcagaattatttttaaacctagaggtttaaaagacaacctttgcctaaactgacatgcaccaactcagagaactcaaatcaaatcaaatcaaatttatttgtatagccctttttacacgcaagcatgtcacagagggcttcacatgcgcccatagaactgcccctcaaccaacctaaaccctcaaggaagacaaggaaaaactcccagaaaaactcccaccgggagaaaaaatggaagaaaccttgggaggagcaattcagagagggatcccctcctccagagacggttggtaagagagaggagcagaacacaagctaaacatagtcatacagtgtcaatgggttttgaaacaccaaaatccattgttcggctttatagacgttggatgggaccgggaaactcgctgttggccgtcatggagactggattccgggtgacgacctggttcagcgttggcagaccgacgaccaagcaggtcctgacagctcaaaccccccacaccacagggaatgtgtgggggggggacagagaggagagcagggattagagaatgccaggagcagctaacagttagtcaaaatagaatgagatccccaccggtcaagtgtggactagtgcagcaatttaacagagcaaaaagggtatttgatgcagccccacacaccaaaacaacgacagcccccctcagttggaacatgaaatctgttccaggggaaagaactctaaagtaggttatacttatacgaataaggatgaaaacagccagtcccccgttgtctccaactagtaataaaaactataacagtaacaatatacagcaacggaactataataataataatactaacaatatacagtaacaggtttactttatttgtaacatctagctgggcaatgtgaacataagctataattaaaatttaaaagttac includes:
- the zgc:113227 gene encoding protein ANTAGONIST OF LIKE HETEROCHROMATIN PROTEIN 1 gives rise to the protein MGRENTNYRLAVPLRKRVAIALWKLATGSGYRSISHLFGVGISTVFNCVEDFCDAVINVLLPRHIATPDAAKLIEMATFFRNRWRIPQCVGAIDGSHIPIIAPEEYPRDYNRKGWHAIVLQGVVDGKGLFWDVCVGYAGSVHDARVLRQSHLWELLNDGELLGKTKMAISGINVGHYLIGDPAYPMQNWLMKPFSDTGRLSAEQHTYNYRLSSARSVVEMAFGRLKGRWRCLLKRNDCKLELSKTMTLTCCVLHNICEEHGDNFIEEHDRQFNIQPPGQALPEHGELEGADIRAAIMSYFNRREE